The proteins below are encoded in one region of Sminthopsis crassicaudata isolate SCR6 chromosome 1, ASM4859323v1, whole genome shotgun sequence:
- the RAD21 gene encoding double-strand-break repair protein rad21 homolog has product MFYAHFVLSKRGPLAKIWLAAHWDKKLTKAHVFECNLESSVESIISPKVKMALRTSGHLLLGVVRIYHRKAKYLLADCNEAFIKIKMAFRPGVVDLPEENREAAYNAITLPEEFHDFDQPLPDLDDIDVAQQFSLNQSRVEEITMREEVGNISILQENDFGDFGMDDREMMREGSAFEDDDMLVSTSASNLLLEPEQSTSHLNEKINHLEYEDQYKDDNFGEGNDGGILDDKLISNNDGGIFDDPPALSEGGVMMPEQPAHDDMDDDDNVSMGGPDSPDSVDPVEPLPTMTDQTTLVPNEEEAFALEPIDITVKETKAKRKRKLIVDSVKELDSKTIRAQLSDYSDIVTTLDLAPPTKKLMMWKETGGVEKLFSLPAQPLWNNRLLKLFTRCLTPLVPEDLRKRRKGGEADNLDEFLKDFENPEVPREEQQQQQQQQQQHDVIDEPIIEEPSHLQESIMEGSRTNLDESVMPPPPPQTGVKRKAQQVEPEPVLPPEQLQQLEMPPVELPPEEPPNICQLIPELELLPEKEKEKEKDKEEEEEEEEEDATGGDQDQEERRWNKRTQQMLHGLQRALAKTGAESISLLDLCRNTNRKQAAAKFYSFLVLKKQQAIELKQEEPYSDIVATPGPRFHII; this is encoded by the exons ATGTTCTACGCTCACTTTGTACTGAGTAAGAGAGGGCCGCTGGCCAAAATCTGGCTAGCGGCCCATTGGGATAAGAAGCTAACCAAAGCCCATGTATTTGAGTGTAATTTAGAAAGCAGTGTGGAGAGTATCATTTCACCCAAG gTAAAGATGGCACTTCGAACCTCAGGACATCTCTTATTGGGAGTAGTTCGAATCTATCACAGGAAAGCAAAATATCTTCTTGCAGACTGTAATGAAGCTTTTATTAAGATAAAGATGGCATTTCGGCCAG GTGTTGTTGATTTGCCTGAAGAAAATCGGGAAGCTGCTTACAATGCAATCACCTTACCTGAGGAATTCCATGACTTTGATCAGCCACTGCCTGATTTAGA tGACATTGATGTGGCTCAGCAGTTCAGCCTTAACCAGAGTAGAGTGGAAGAGATTACAATGAGAGAAGAAGTTGGAAACATCAGTATCCTCCAGGAAAATGACTttg gTGACTTTGGGATGGATGATCGTGAAATGATGCGTGAAGGTAGTGCATTTGAAGATGATGACATGTTAGTGAGCACTAGTGCTTCTAACCTTTTATTGGAACCTGAACAAAGTACCAGCCACCTGAATGAAAAAATCAACCACCTAGAATATGAAGACCAATACAAGGATGACAATTTTGGAGAGGGAAATGATGGTGGTATACTGG atgacaaacTAATAAGTAATAATGATGGAGGCATATTTGATGATCCACCTGCCCTCTCTGAAGGAGGGGTCATGATGCCAGAGCAGCCTGCGCATGATGATATGGATGATGATGACAATGTATCAA tgggTGGACCAGATAGTCCAGATTCAGTAGACCCTGTTGAACCATTACCAACTATGACTGATCAAACAACACTTGTTCCAAATGAAGAGGAAGCTTTTGCTTTGGAGCCTATTGACATCACTG TCAAGGAGACAAAAGCCAAAAGAAAGAGGAAGCTGATTGTTGACAGCGTAAAAGAGCTGGACAGCAAAACAATTAGAGCCCAGCTAAGTGATTACTCCGATATTGTCACTACTTTGGACCTGGCTCCACCCACCAAAAAATTGATGATGTGGAAAGAGACTGGAGGAGTAGAAAAACTTTTCTCTTTGCCTGCTCAGCCTTTATGGAACAATAGACTACTGAAG CTCTTTACTCGTTGTCTCACACCTCTTGTGCCAGAAGATcttaggaaaaggaggaaaggtggAGAAGCAGATAATTTGGATGAATTCctcaaagattttgaaaatccaGAGGTACCCAGAGAggagcaacagcaacaacaacagcaacagcagcaacatgATGTTATTG ATGAACCTATTATAGAAGAGCCAAGCCACCTACAGGAATCAATCATGGAAGGCAGCAGAACCAATTTGGATGAATCTGTCATGCCGCCTCCACCACCTCAGACAGGAGTAAAACGAAAGGCACAGCAAGTTGAGCCAGAACCCGTGTTACCT CCTGAACAGTTGCAGCAGCTGGAAATGCCACCTGTAGAACTTCCTCCAGAAGAGCCTCCAAATATCTGTCAGCTAATACCTGAGCTGGAACTTTtgccagagaaagaaaaggaaaaagagaaagataaggaagaagaggaggaggaggag GAAGAAGATGCTACAGGGGGTGATCaggatcaagaagaaagaagatggaaCAAAAGAACTCAACAGATGCTTCATGGTCTTCAG agAGCTCTTGCTAAAACTGGGGCAGAATCTATTAGTTTGCTTGATTTGTGCCGAAATACGAACAGAAAGCAAGCTGCAGCAAAATTCTACAGCTTCTTGGTACTTAAAAAGCAGCAGGCTATTGAGCTGAAGCAAGAGGAGCCTTACAGTGACATCGTTGCAACACCTGGACCAAGATTCCATATAATTTGA